A window of Apium graveolens cultivar Ventura chromosome 8, ASM990537v1, whole genome shotgun sequence contains these coding sequences:
- the LOC141680548 gene encoding uncharacterized protein LOC141680548 — MGCRVGDGRSISIVNDPWLPSSDNPHVETSSEAIQNQTVSSLMLSGVRRWDEDLETKPGANFYDNPCFWKRLWNLHTPPKVKKKLWRSITGCLPTKDMLHLKKAAGMPCDDEYVYNSFQEWAFSTFNGWDVSKRERGAMLCWTIWKCRNDLIWNQRCLEAQEAANSARVALNQWKEAQDRSFDRLFVSSNRYSFEFAARNHKGELLEARSKCNGGTISPDFAEAMGIREALSWIKATQLENVVVEADFLVAVQVIRSEVAMDSYFGTLIQECRDLLKSMRGKGVILKFIKRSTNNLAHALARCSYSEADRIWKVDEVYPEIMHVLENDLI; from the exons ATGGGTTGTAGAGTGGGCGATGGCAGGTCTATAAGTATAGTTAACGATCCATGGTTACCTAGCAGTGATAATCCTCATGTGGAGACGAGTAGTGAAGCCATCCAGAATCAAACAGTGTCATCATTGATGCTTTCAGGTGTAAGAAGATGGGATGAAGATCTG GAAACAAAACCTGGTGCGAATTTTTATGACAATCCTTGTTTCTGGAAGCGTTTATGGAATCTTCATACTCCACCAaaagttaaaaaaaaattgtGGCGTAGTATTACTGGTTGCCTTCCAACTAAAGACATGCTACATCTAAAAAAG GCTGCAGGGATGCCTTGTGACGACGAGTATGTATACAATTCATTTCAAGAATGGGCCTTTAGTACTTTCAACGGATGGGATGTGTCTAAAAGGGAGAGGGGAGCTATGCTTTGCTGGACCATATGGAAGTGCAGGAACGATTTAATTTGGAATCAGAGGTGTTTGGAAGCGCAAGAAGCTGCTAATTCAGCGAGAGTGGCCCTTAATCAGTGGAAAGAAGCTCAGGACAGAAGTTTCGATCGTT TGTTTGTTTCTTCTAATCGCTATAGCTTTGAGTTTGCTGCAAGAAATCACAAAGGGGAACTATTAGAAGCTCGATCGAAGTGCAATGGGGGTACCATATCTCCAGACTTTGCTGAAGCTATGGGCATCCGTGAAGCTTTGAGCTGGATCAAAGCAACCCAGCTGGAAAATGTGGTGGTCGAAGCTGACTTTCTAGTTGCAGTCCAAGTAATCCGAAGTGAAGTGGCAATGGACTCTTACTTTGGTACTTTAATTCAGGAATGTAGGGACTTGTTAAAGTCTATGAGAGGCAAAGGTGTAATCCTTAAGTTTATTAAGCGATCTACGAATAACTTAGCTCATGCTTTAGCTAGGTGTAGTTATTCAGAAGCTGACCGCATCTGGAAGGTAGATGAAGTCTACCCAGAAATCATGCATGTACTCGAAAATGATTTGATTTAA